A genomic segment from Colletotrichum higginsianum IMI 349063 chromosome 5, whole genome shotgun sequence encodes:
- a CDS encoding POPLD domain-containing protein: protein MSAAGPNQKSLKSAFANKRKQGPSGDNGSRLGNGRDVGNGGGGGGGWAQKRVKIRNDREIATQASDAALKDGELDLQAFLNAREFEIRALEESMRHTKSEATSRAFQQVPRGMRRRTASHNAKRVPKRLRRRALKEMAEDNTPIVVSKRRKPKTTRARIRAETAKRLGILAEKKRRNQLKAAKANAKGGGEQQEVPEKSKITISTRPPRPKIRRNQLNDPPQRKSKFRKRQINKTWLPTHLWHAKRARMTEPNSPLWRFAIPLTPNEKTYRATHRSQGEKGVVVWDTSYVSTIGLYGEAKGVEQVLRRLGVTQDSCWNDKGAKWRAGTRHWTGFLSREVKGTRRDVCPATIVWNPKAATEQVESDGGVQTDKIQRQVYVRVHPSAFLEVFNELLRLVKMQNPRLYIEDLRFEIGSIELTGPASTETLLGILHPYHTKEGSKEQHAEIFGGLAGVTNPASLPMNATLGFSVMDPRLRYPPRKVNQPNPDDEAEQIKSIELLASWPADVDLKPSGLFHRDVRASVTRLPSQKSVDKRKGARTPGTLLDVSEADPPIPVILLASRSNGPQAQGNWTVLAPWRCIQPLWHSLVHFPLSSGGNPRFSGLNEMRQVAFERNLPCFPFDFLGTDAGAEWELEQRAKRKQEWERRPKSKRVAWESLDLGAGRKGEVGSGWACDIEILFRQKTTESQDVRSPDEMDMDAPSSPEQEATSGPAPNTGDFLKTLHQLRKDAFRAHTSSPASNPLPPRSVINVRIAVLNRGVATSCARIYRLPSRPAPVHPASSAEVPATVPPPPTSVRRLPADLRNQWLATLPDQAQSPKNSGRPKQQGQTRLPANADMRTRKQMLAKTLITAPAAEYPPPKPNQTDMNGHPLVPDEADLIGFVTTGAYSLSEGRATAVGCLSGEKAAEALRDGGKGREGTLCVVRNAGESIGWIARWEVV, encoded by the coding sequence ATGTCGGCAGCAGGTCCTAATCAGAAATCCTTGAAGTCCGCCTTCGCCAACAAACGAAAACAGGGCCCCTCAGGCGACAATGGCTCACGACTCGGCAATGGCCGCGACGTAGGGAacggtggcggaggaggaggaggctgggCGCAGAAGCGCGTCAAGATCCGCAACGACAGAGAGATAGCTACGCAGGCCTCCGATGCCGCCCTCAAAGAtggcgagctcgacctcCAGGCGTTTCTGAACGCGCGCGAGTTCGAGAtccgcgccctcgaggagaGCATGCGTCACACCAAGTCCGAGGCCACGAGCCGCGCCTTCCAGCAGGTGCCCCGCGGCATGCGCAGGCGAACCGCGAGCCACAACGCAAAGAGGGTGCCCAAACGGCTGCGCCGGCGGGCGCTCaaggagatggccgaggaCAACACCCCCATCGTGGTCTCGAAGCGCCGGAAgcccaagacgacgagggcgcgcatccgggccgagacggccaaGAGGTTGGGCATtctcgccgagaagaagcggaGGAACCAACTgaaggccgccaaggcgaATGcgaagggcggcggcgagcagcaggaggtTCCTGAAAAGAGCAAAATCACCATCTCGACCCGCCCCCCGAGGCCAAAGATTCGGCGGAACCAGCTCAACGACCCTCCACAGCGCAAGTCCAAGTTCAGGAAGCGCCAGATCAACAAGACGTGGCTGCCCACGCACCTGTGGCACGCCAAGAGGGCGCGCATGACCGAGCCGAATAGCCCTCTGTGGAGGTTCGCCATACCCCTGACGCCCAACGAGAAGACGTACCGGGCGACGCATCGATCGCAGGGGGAGAAGGGTGTCGTTGTCTGGGATACGAGCTATGTTAGCACGATCGGACTCTAtggcgaggccaagggcgtGGAGCAAGTCCTGCGCAGGCTCGGCGTCACACAGGATAGCTGCTGGAATGATAAGGGGGCGAAGTGGAGGGCAGGCACGCGACACTGGACCGGGTTCTTGAGCAGAGAAGTCAAGGGCACAAGGCGTGATGTCTGTCCGGCGACGATTGTCTGGAACCCGAAAGCGGCTACGGAGCAGGTTGAGTCCGACGGGGGAGTGCAGACAGACAAGATCCAAAGACAAGTCTATGTCAGAGTGCACCCCTCAGCATTTCTCGAAGTCTTCAACGAGCTTCTCCGGCTGGTGAAGATGCAAAACCCTAGGTTATATATCGAAGATCTACGGTTCGAGATCGGCAGCATCGAGCTCACCGGCCCTGCATCAACAGAGACCCTCCTGGGAATACTCCACCCTTACCACACAAAAGAAGGATCCAAGGAGCAGCATGCGGAGATCTTCGGGGGTCTGGCTGGTGTCACGAACCCGGCATCACTTCCCATGAACGCCACACTGGGATTCTCTGTCATGGACCCGCGACTTCGATACCCCCCGAGAAAAGTCAACCAGCCTAACCCAGACGATGAAGCAGAGCAAATCAAGTCGATCGAGCTGCTGGCGAGCTGGCCAGCCGACGTTGACCTAAAGCCATCCGGCCTCTTCCATAGAGACGTGCGGGCCTCGGTTACCCGACTGCCATCGCAAAAGTCGGTAGACAAACGGAAAGGAGCGAGAACCCCAGGGACGCTCCTCGACGTATCCGAGGCGGACCCGCCCATTCCCGTCATTTTACTTGCATCACGCTCAAACGGCCCCCAGGCCCAGGGAAACTGGACGGTCCTCGCACCCTGGCGGTGCATCCAACCGCTATGGCACAGCCTCGTCCACTTCCCCCTGAGCTCGGGCGGCAACCCGCGCTTCTCGGGCCTCAACGAGATGAGGCAGGTCGCGTTCGAACGCAACCTACCGTGTTTCCCGTTCGACTTCCTCGGCACagacgccggtgccgagTGGGAGCTGGAGCAGCGGGCCAAGAGAAAGCAGGAGTGGGAGCGCCGGCCTAAGAGCAAGCGGGTCGCGTGGGAGTCGCTGGATCTGGGCGCCGGTCGCAAGGGTGAGGTCGGCAGCGGGTGGGCCTGCGACATAGAGATTCTGTTCCGGCAGAAGACGACTGAAAGCCAGGATGTACGATCGCCGGATGAAATGGACATGGAcgcgccctcctcccctgaACAGGAGGCCACTTCGGGCCCTGCGCCGAATACTGGAGACTTCCTCAAGACGCTCCATCAACTCCGAAAAGACGCTTTCCGCGCGCACACGTCCTCGCCAGCATCTAACCCGTTACCGCCCCGGTCCGTAATCAATGTCAGAATAGCAGTCCTCAACCGCGGCGTCGCCACATCCTGCGCGAGGATATATCGCCTGCCGTCACGACCCGCCCCAGTTCAtccggcctcctcggccgaaGTCCCCGCAACGGtcccaccgccgccaacatcagTCCGCAGACTGCCTGCCGACCTCCGCAACCAGTGGCTCGCGACGCTACCCGACCAGGCTCAATCGCCCAAAAATAGCGGCAGGCCGAAGCAGCAGGGGCAGACGCGCCTGCCTGCGAACGCGGACATGCGAACCCGCAAGCAGATGCTGGCCAAGACGCTCATCACGGCGCCCGCGGCGGAGTACCCGCCCCCGAAGCCGAACCAGACGGATATGAACGGCCACCCGTTGGTGCCGGATGAGGCAGACCTGATCGGGTTCGTCACAACGGGGGCGTATTCGCTCAGCGAAGGGAGAGCGACGGCCGTGGGGTGTCTCTCTGGGGAGAAGGCCGCGGAGGCGCTGAGAGACggcgggaaggggagggaggggacgCTGTGTGTCGTGCGCAACGCCGGGGAGAGCATCGGGTGGATTGCGCGGTGGGAAGTCGTTTGA
- a CDS encoding Cytochrome P450, with amino-acid sequence MTEPVFIAAVAAVVAVLLRIAYLQLLPKPIPGVPHNKDSAGRLLGDAPYFKQYEKAARFRTRFFYDLVSKHKSPLAQFFPGPFARPFLVLADYREAQRLMSKQSKDLSRGFLNNVVWSFFLPNHFIAMEDSHPSFKKSKFLTKDLMTNNFLHTVSAPASHQAVSNFVKLWKQKAAIAQGLPFETTRDLEGLTYDIMMTAIFGKGEGEGMTMQQSQALLNDKIKTDGTAKVALFPPAADPEILQAHHDLNVSITGAFGSLFPRVFFVFEKFRPRTRRALATKRDLVQAEIGRSVAQLTANSPGGKPGNQLASAADYVISREIAAAETEGRLPVYDSMELNDMLWGYFGGGQDSTHSTLCFTVKYLGMHQGAQSELRRALRRAHHEAHTREPTVQEIIRTQVPYLDASIEETLRLCSPAGAITKETACDTIVSGHAIPKGTPIMILLTGPTFTQSGARPPEKLSEGGVSDWSCSEYPAEGFHPERWLQSDANGDVRYDNNAGPFLSFSTGPRGCWGKRLAYLELKLIVTLLVWNFEFLRLPAELEDDGLTEGLFTKPKSSLVSLKAITG; translated from the exons ATGACGGAGCCAGTCTTCATCGCCGCAGTCGCTGCGGTAGTCGCCGTTCTTCTTCGTATCGCATATCTCCAGCTCCTGCCGAAACCGATCCCCGGGGTTCCGCACAACAAGGACTCTGCCGGGCGCCTTCTGGGGGACGCTCCGTATTTCAAGCAGTACGAGAAGGCAGCGCGTTTCCGAACCAGGTTCTTCTACGACCTCGTCTCGAAGCACAAATCCCCCCTCGCCCAGTTCTTCCCCGGGCCTTTTGCTCGTCCGTTCCTCGTCCTTGCGGACTACCGTGAGGCCCAGCGTCTGATGTCCAAGCAGAGCAAGGATCTGAGTCGGGGGTTCCTCAACAACGTCGTCTGGAGTTTCTTCCTGCCAAACCACTTCATCGCCATGGAGGACTCTCATCCGTCGTTCAAAAAGTCGAAGTTCCTCACAAAGGATTTAATGACCAACAACTTCCTGCATACG GTATCGGCTCCGGCCTCACACCAGGCCGTTTCGAACTTTGTCAAACTCTGGAAGCAAAAGGCCGCGATCGCCCAAGGGTTGCCTTTTGAAACCACGAGGGACCTTGAAGGCCTCACCTACGATATCATGATGACGGCCATCTttgggaagggagagggagaaggcaTGACGATGCAGCAGTCCCAGGCATTGCTGAACGACAAAATCAAAACAGACGGTACCGCAAAGGTCGCGTTGTTtccgccggccgccgaccCCGAAATCCTCCAAGCCCACCACGACTTGAACGTCTCGATTACGGGGGCTTTCGGATCCCTATTTCCCAGAGTATTTTTCGTTTTCGAGAAATTCCGCCCACGCACGCGCCGGGCGCTTGCCACGAAGCGAGACTTGGTCCAGGCCGAGATCGGCCGCTCTGTCGCGCAGTTGACGGCGAATAGCCCGGGGGGGAAGCCGGGCAACCAACTCGCGTCGGCGGCAGACTATGTCATTTCCCGCGAGATAGCGGCAGCCGAGACCGAGGGACGCCTGCCCGTGTACGACAGCATGGAGTTAAACGATATGCTTTGGGGCTActttggcggcgggcaggatTCTACCCACAGCACGTTGTGCTTCACGGTAAAGTACCTCGGGATGCATCAGGGCGCCCAGTCTGAACTACGCCGCGCTCTCCGTCGAGCCCACCACGAAGCACACACTCGAGAGCCTACCGTCCAAGAGATCATCAGGACGCAGGTACCCTACCTAGATGCCTCCATCGAGGAAACTCTTCGCCTATGCAGTCCCGCCGGAGCCATCACGAAGGAAACGGCTTGCGATACGATAGTTTCCGGCCACGCCATCCCGAAGGGCACCCCGATAATGATCCTTCTCACGGGCCCGACGTTTACTCAGTCCGGGGCCCGGCCCCCGGAGAAGCTCTCGGAGGGCGGCGTCAGTGACTGGTCCTGCAGCGAGTACCCGGCCGAGGGCTTCCACCCGGAACGATGGCTGCAGAGCGACGCGAACGGGGATGTGAGGTACGACAACAACGCCGGGCCCTTTTTGAGTTTCAGCACCGGCCCAAGGGGATGCTGGGGAAAGCGGCTCGCGTATCTGGAGCTCAAGCTCATCGTGACGTTGCTGGTATGGAACTTTGAGTTCCTAAGATTGCCTGCCGAACTCGAGGACGATGGCTTGACGGAGGGGCTCTTTACAAAGCCCAAGTCGAGCCTGGTGAGTCTGAAGGCGATAACGGGATGA